The following coding sequences are from one Streptomyces sp. NBC_00536 window:
- a CDS encoding VOC family protein, with protein sequence MTEAAGATRRTPGTPCWVSLMVHGLGTTEDFYADLFGWEYAPGPAQLGPYVRALLDGVEVAGIGEMPRDRQLPVAWTTYLATDDADATAEAIRACGGTVAVGPLDAGAAGRVAICSDPAGAIFGIWQAEGHMGTGLAGPAGTPVWNELITQDTTTVGKFYETVFGHDCEAAEEPDFDHLTLHLEGSPVAAVHGVGRALPHERGAHWMTFFAVADPDAAAARVVELGGRVLDAPHDAALGRLALVADPEGAVFTLVRRHPTAS encoded by the coding sequence ATGACCGAGGCAGCGGGAGCGACGCGGCGCACTCCCGGCACACCGTGCTGGGTGAGCCTGATGGTGCACGGCCTCGGCACGACCGAGGACTTCTACGCCGATCTGTTCGGCTGGGAGTACGCTCCGGGCCCCGCGCAGCTCGGCCCGTACGTCCGGGCCCTGCTGGACGGCGTCGAGGTGGCGGGCATCGGTGAGATGCCGCGCGACCGTCAGCTCCCGGTGGCCTGGACGACGTACCTCGCCACCGATGACGCCGACGCGACGGCGGAGGCCATCCGCGCCTGTGGCGGCACCGTCGCGGTCGGCCCGCTCGACGCGGGCGCCGCGGGCCGGGTCGCGATCTGCTCGGACCCGGCGGGTGCGATCTTCGGCATCTGGCAGGCCGAGGGCCACATGGGCACCGGGCTGGCCGGGCCCGCCGGCACCCCCGTGTGGAACGAGCTGATCACTCAGGACACCACGACCGTCGGCAAGTTCTACGAGACGGTGTTCGGCCACGACTGCGAGGCCGCGGAAGAGCCCGACTTCGACCACCTGACCCTGCACCTGGAGGGCAGCCCGGTCGCCGCGGTGCACGGGGTCGGCCGCGCGCTGCCGCACGAGCGCGGCGCGCACTGGATGACCTTCTTCGCGGTGGCCGACCCGGACGCGGCGGCGGCGCGGGTCGTGGAACTGGGCGGCCGGGTGCTCGACGCGCCCCACGACGCCGCGCTCGGCCGCCTCGCACTGGTCGCGGACCCGGAGGGCGCGGTGTTCACCCTCGTCCGGCGGCACCCGACCGCGAGCTGA
- a CDS encoding sulfurtransferase yields the protein MTVKPAKSAKPAILSVSELTAELAGGRPPVLLDVRWQLGGPDLRAAYESGHLPGAVYVDLDHELAGPAGSGGRHPLPDPEAFGAVMRRAGVSAQAPVVVYDGGQGWAAARAWWLLRWTGHGDVRVLDGGLAAWTAAGGAVTAEAVAPAEGDFKPNPGAEGGAGLLDADGAAALARAGVLLDARAGERYRGDVEPIDRVGGHIPGAVSAPTSENVGADGLFLAPDVLRERFAGLGAGGSAPVGVYCGSGVSGAHEVLALEVAGIGAALYAGSWSEWSSDPTRPVATGPTPQ from the coding sequence ATGACTGTGAAGCCCGCGAAGTCCGCGAAGCCCGCGATCCTCTCCGTGTCCGAACTGACGGCCGAGCTGGCGGGAGGCCGGCCGCCGGTGCTCCTCGACGTCCGGTGGCAGCTCGGCGGCCCCGACCTGCGCGCCGCCTACGAATCCGGGCACCTGCCCGGTGCGGTGTACGTCGACCTCGATCACGAACTCGCAGGTCCCGCGGGGTCGGGTGGCCGCCACCCGCTCCCGGACCCGGAGGCCTTCGGGGCGGTCATGCGGCGGGCCGGGGTCTCGGCCCAGGCGCCCGTGGTCGTGTACGACGGCGGTCAGGGGTGGGCGGCGGCCCGCGCGTGGTGGCTGTTGCGCTGGACGGGTCACGGGGACGTCCGTGTCCTGGACGGGGGACTGGCCGCGTGGACGGCGGCCGGGGGTGCGGTGACGGCCGAGGCGGTGGCACCGGCCGAGGGTGATTTCAAGCCAAACCCGGGTGCGGAGGGCGGGGCCGGGCTCCTGGACGCCGACGGGGCGGCGGCGCTGGCCAGGGCCGGGGTGCTGCTGGATGCGCGGGCGGGGGAGCGGTACCGGGGGGACGTGGAGCCGATCGACCGGGTCGGCGGGCACATTCCGGGAGCGGTGTCGGCGCCGACCTCGGAGAACGTGGGGGCGGACGGGCTGTTCCTGGCCCCGGACGTGCTGCGGGAGCGCTTCGCGGGGCTGGGGGCCGGGGGGTCGGCGCCGGTGGGGGTCTACTGCGGGTCGGGGGTGTCCGGGGCGCACGAGGTGCTGGCGCTTGAGGTGGCGGGGATCGGGGCCGCGCTGTACGCGGGCAGCTGGTCGGAGTGGTCCTCCGACCCCACCCGCCCCGTCGCCACGGGCCCGACCCCCCAGTAG
- the sepH gene encoding septation protein SepH, whose protein sequence is MPELRVVAVSNDGTRLVLKAADSTEYTLPIDERLRAAVRNDRARLNQIEIEVESHLRPRDIQARIRAGASAEEVAQLAGIPVDRVRRFEGPVLAERAFMAERARKTSVRRPGENTNTGPQLGEAVQERLTLRGADKESVQWDSWRRDDGTWEVLLVYRVAAEPHSASWTYDPPRRLVVAVDDEARSLIGESDDLPATPEPSFPFVPRIARLPRDRPLDRALDRQLERPAPPPPPEPEEERDSLTSLLEAVPSFRGDLVVPERPSAAEPPEPDEPVAEQPPAASASAGAAYADVLMPRTVAGHRERLTGTTDRQAEADGVRPGRRAAVPSWDEIVFGTRRKKQE, encoded by the coding sequence ATGCCCGAACTGCGTGTCGTGGCCGTCTCCAATGACGGCACACGACTGGTGCTCAAAGCTGCGGACAGCACGGAGTACACCCTTCCGATCGATGAGCGGCTGCGGGCAGCCGTGCGCAACGACCGCGCGCGTCTGAACCAGATCGAGATCGAGGTGGAGAGCCACCTCCGCCCCCGCGACATCCAGGCCCGGATACGAGCCGGTGCCTCCGCGGAGGAGGTCGCTCAACTCGCGGGCATCCCCGTCGACCGGGTACGCCGCTTCGAGGGCCCCGTGCTCGCGGAGCGCGCGTTCATGGCCGAGCGGGCCCGGAAGACCTCCGTGCGACGTCCCGGCGAGAACACGAACACCGGACCCCAGCTCGGCGAGGCCGTGCAAGAGCGGCTGACGCTGCGCGGGGCCGACAAGGAATCCGTCCAGTGGGACTCGTGGCGCCGCGACGACGGCACCTGGGAAGTCCTGCTCGTCTACCGGGTGGCGGCCGAACCGCACTCCGCGAGCTGGACCTACGATCCCCCGCGCCGCCTGGTCGTGGCCGTGGACGACGAGGCCCGCTCCCTGATCGGCGAGTCCGACGACCTGCCCGCGACGCCGGAGCCGAGCTTCCCGTTCGTGCCGAGGATCGCGCGGCTGCCGCGGGACCGGCCGCTGGACCGCGCCCTGGACCGGCAGCTGGAGCGCCCCGCGCCCCCGCCGCCCCCGGAGCCGGAGGAGGAGCGGGACTCGCTGACCAGCCTGCTGGAGGCGGTGCCGAGCTTCCGGGGCGACCTGGTCGTACCGGAGCGGCCCTCGGCGGCCGAACCGCCGGAGCCGGACGAGCCGGTGGCGGAACAGCCGCCGGCCGCGTCGGCGAGTGCGGGTGCCGCTTACGCGGACGTCCTGATGCCGCGCACCGTGGCGGGTCACCGGGAGCGCCTCACCGGCACCACGGACCGCCAGGCGGAAGCCGACGGCGTCCGCCCGGGCCGCCGCGCCGCCGTCCCGAGCTGGGACGAGATCGTCTTCGGCACCCGCCGCAAAAAGCAGGAGTGA
- a CDS encoding D-arabinono-1,4-lactone oxidase yields the protein MATTGTAGKSGPGSSTAPTAAWRNWAGNVSATPARVVTPASVGELQEAVRRAASDGLRVKAVGTGHSFTSAAATDGVLIRPQALAGIREIDRAAGTVTVAAGTVLKDLNLALAREGLSLTNMGDIMEQTVSGATSTGTHGTGRDSASLSAQIRALELVTADGRLLTCSEKENPEVFAAARLGIGALGIVTAITFAVEPLFFLTAREEPMAFDRVTAEFDQHFAENEHFEFYWFPHTGNCNTKRNNRSQGPAAPPGAVSAWVEDELLSNGVFQAVNSLGRAVPAAIPGIARIASRALSARTYTDIPYKVYTSPRRVRFIEMEYAVPRERVVEALRELKAMVDRSSLRISFPVEVRTAPADDITLSTASGRESAYIAVHMYKGTPYHAYFTAAEQIFTAHGGRPHWGKVHTRDADYFARVYPRFGEFTALRDRLDPERVFANDYLRRVLGD from the coding sequence ATGGCGACGACGGGGACAGCAGGCAAGAGCGGGCCGGGCAGCAGCACGGCACCGACCGCAGCGTGGCGTAACTGGGCGGGCAACGTCTCCGCGACACCCGCCCGTGTCGTGACCCCGGCCTCGGTCGGGGAGCTTCAGGAGGCGGTCCGCCGGGCCGCCTCGGACGGTCTGCGGGTGAAGGCGGTCGGCACCGGCCACTCCTTCACCTCGGCCGCCGCCACCGACGGCGTCCTGATCCGCCCCCAGGCCCTGGCCGGGATACGGGAGATCGACCGGGCCGCCGGGACGGTCACGGTGGCGGCGGGCACGGTCCTCAAGGACCTCAACCTCGCCCTGGCCCGGGAGGGCCTCTCGCTCACCAACATGGGCGACATCATGGAGCAGACCGTCTCCGGGGCCACCAGCACCGGCACCCACGGCACCGGCCGGGACTCCGCCTCCCTCTCCGCGCAGATCCGCGCGCTGGAGCTGGTCACGGCGGACGGACGGCTGCTGACGTGCTCGGAGAAGGAGAATCCGGAGGTCTTCGCGGCCGCCCGGCTCGGCATCGGCGCCCTGGGCATCGTCACCGCGATCACCTTCGCCGTGGAGCCGCTGTTCTTCCTGACCGCCCGTGAGGAGCCGATGGCCTTCGACCGGGTGACCGCCGAGTTCGACCAGCACTTCGCGGAGAACGAGCACTTCGAGTTCTACTGGTTCCCGCACACCGGCAACTGCAACACCAAGCGGAACAACCGCAGCCAGGGCCCCGCCGCCCCGCCCGGCGCGGTCAGCGCCTGGGTCGAGGACGAGCTGCTCTCCAACGGCGTCTTCCAGGCCGTCAACTCCCTCGGCCGCGCGGTCCCGGCCGCCATCCCGGGCATCGCCCGGATCGCCAGCCGCGCCCTGTCGGCGCGCACCTACACGGACATCCCGTACAAGGTGTACACGAGCCCGCGCCGGGTCCGTTTCATCGAGATGGAGTACGCCGTTCCGCGCGAGCGGGTCGTCGAGGCGCTGCGGGAGCTCAAGGCCATGGTCGACCGCTCCAGCCTGCGGATCAGCTTCCCGGTGGAGGTGCGCACGGCCCCGGCGGACGACATCACCCTGTCCACCGCCTCCGGCCGCGAGAGCGCGTACATCGCGGTGCACATGTACAAGGGCACCCCGTACCACGCCTACTTCACCGCCGCCGAGCAGATCTTCACGGCGCACGGCGGGCGTCCGCACTGGGGCAAGGTGCACACGCGGGACGCGGACTACTTCGCCCGGGTCTACCCGCGGTTCGGCGAGTTCACCGCGCTCCGGGACCGGCTGGACCCGGAGCGGGTGTTCGCGAACGACTACCTCCGGCGCGTGCTGGGCGACTGA
- a CDS encoding MFS transporter codes for MPSPYRAIFAAPGSKRFSAAGFIGRMPLSMVGVGILTMISEITGRYGLASALTGSLALSAAAVGPQVSKLVDRYGQRRVLRPATLFAVVAVTGLLLAAANGWPDWTLFVFAVLAGCVPSVGSMIRARWTAIYRDTPSLHTAYSFESVVDEICFIFGPIIAIGLSTTWFPEAGPLIAAVCLLVGVWWLTAQRATEPEPHPHDEHTDRTSALRSPGLQVLMGTFVATGAIFGSIDVATLAFADERGHKPLASVILAVWALGSCLAGIAFGLLHLKGKAERRWVLGICAMAVSMIPLLLAGNLPFLAVALFVSGLAIAPTMITTMALIEAHVPRAKLTEGMTWISTGLAVGVAVGSSVAGWVIDASGARTGYVVSISAGAAAAAVAFAGYRRLTRPAQGEEPSSDGDDGDSRQERAGQQHGTDRSVA; via the coding sequence TTGCCCAGTCCCTACCGCGCGATCTTCGCCGCCCCAGGCAGCAAGAGGTTCAGCGCCGCCGGCTTCATCGGCAGGATGCCGCTGTCCATGGTGGGCGTCGGCATCCTCACGATGATCTCCGAGATCACCGGGCGGTACGGGCTCGCCAGCGCGCTCACCGGCTCCCTCGCCCTCTCCGCGGCCGCGGTCGGCCCCCAGGTGTCCAAGCTGGTCGACCGCTACGGCCAGCGGCGCGTCCTGCGCCCCGCCACCCTCTTCGCGGTCGTCGCGGTGACCGGACTGCTGCTGGCCGCCGCGAACGGCTGGCCGGACTGGACCCTCTTCGTCTTCGCCGTCCTCGCGGGCTGCGTGCCCAGCGTCGGCTCGATGATCCGCGCCCGCTGGACGGCGATCTACCGGGACACCCCGAGCCTGCACACCGCCTACTCCTTCGAGTCCGTCGTCGACGAGATCTGCTTCATCTTCGGCCCGATCATCGCCATCGGATTGTCCACGACGTGGTTCCCCGAGGCGGGGCCGCTGATCGCCGCGGTCTGCCTGCTGGTGGGCGTGTGGTGGCTGACGGCGCAGCGCGCCACCGAACCCGAGCCGCACCCGCACGACGAGCACACCGACCGGACCTCCGCCCTGCGCTCCCCCGGACTCCAGGTGCTGATGGGCACCTTCGTCGCCACGGGGGCGATCTTCGGTTCGATCGACGTGGCCACCCTGGCCTTCGCGGACGAGCGGGGCCACAAGCCCCTGGCGAGCGTGATCCTCGCCGTCTGGGCGCTCGGCTCCTGCCTCGCCGGGATCGCCTTCGGCCTGCTCCACCTCAAGGGCAAGGCCGAACGCAGGTGGGTGCTGGGCATATGTGCGATGGCCGTGAGTATGATCCCCCTCCTACTGGCCGGGAACCTTCCGTTTCTGGCCGTGGCGCTCTTCGTCTCGGGCCTCGCCATCGCTCCCACGATGATCACCACGATGGCCCTGATCGAGGCGCACGTACCGCGCGCGAAGCTGACCGAGGGCATGACCTGGATCAGCACCGGCCTCGCGGTCGGTGTCGCCGTCGGCTCCTCCGTGGCCGGCTGGGTCATCGACGCCTCCGGCGCGCGCACCGGGTACGTCGTCTCCATATCGGCGGGGGCCGCCGCGGCGGCGGTGGCGTTCGCGGGTTACCGCCGGCTGACGAGGCCGGCGCAAGGGGAGGAGCCCTCTAGCGATGGCGACGACGGGGACAGCAGGCAAGAGCGGGCCGGGCAGCAGCACGGCACCGACCGCAGCGTGGCGTAA
- a CDS encoding ferrochelatase — protein sequence MSDQHSAAARPAGHETGAAGPAAPYDALLLLSFGGPEGPDDVVPFLENVTRGRGIPRERLKEVGKHYFGFGGVSPINGQNRELLDALRKDFAGHGLDLPVYWGNRNWAPYLNDVMHEMAADGRRRIAVLATSAYASYSGCRQYRENLADALAAVEAEGLERPRVDKLRHYFNHPGFVQPMIDGVLAALESLPEEARAGAHLAFTTHSIPDSAADSSGPAEDHTENGEGGAYVKQHLDVARVIADAVRAQTGVERPWRLVYQSRSGAPHTPWLEPDICDHLEALHAAGAPAAVMVPVGFVSDHMEVLYDLDTEATAKAAELGLPVARSATVGADPRFAAAVRELVLERAAGERGEAVERCALGLLGPSHDLCAVGCCPARSPRPAAAGADSPYADA from the coding sequence ATGTCAGACCAGCACTCCGCCGCCGCCCGTCCCGCCGGTCACGAGACCGGAGCCGCCGGACCCGCCGCCCCCTACGACGCCCTGCTGCTGCTGTCCTTCGGCGGTCCGGAGGGCCCGGACGACGTGGTGCCCTTCCTGGAGAACGTCACGCGCGGCCGCGGCATCCCGCGCGAGCGGCTGAAGGAGGTCGGCAAGCACTACTTCGGCTTCGGCGGGGTCAGCCCGATCAACGGGCAGAACCGCGAGTTGCTCGACGCGCTGCGCAAGGACTTCGCCGGGCACGGGCTGGACCTGCCGGTCTACTGGGGCAACCGGAACTGGGCGCCCTACCTGAACGACGTCATGCACGAGATGGCCGCCGACGGGCGCCGCCGCATCGCCGTCCTCGCCACCAGCGCGTACGCCTCGTACTCCGGGTGCCGCCAGTACCGCGAGAACCTGGCCGACGCGCTCGCCGCGGTCGAAGCGGAAGGCCTGGAGCGGCCCCGGGTGGACAAGCTGCGGCACTACTTCAACCACCCCGGCTTCGTACAGCCCATGATCGACGGGGTGCTCGCCGCGCTGGAGTCGCTGCCCGAGGAGGCCCGCGCGGGCGCCCACCTCGCCTTCACAACGCACTCCATCCCGGATTCCGCGGCCGATTCCTCGGGCCCGGCCGAGGACCACACGGAGAACGGCGAGGGCGGTGCGTACGTCAAGCAGCACCTGGACGTCGCCCGCGTGATCGCGGACGCGGTACGGGCGCAGACGGGCGTCGAGCGGCCCTGGCGGCTGGTCTATCAGTCGCGCAGCGGCGCCCCGCACACGCCCTGGCTGGAGCCGGACATCTGCGACCACCTGGAGGCCCTGCACGCCGCCGGGGCCCCCGCGGCGGTGATGGTGCCCGTCGGCTTCGTCTCCGACCACATGGAGGTCCTGTACGACCTCGACACGGAGGCGACCGCGAAGGCGGCGGAGCTGGGCCTCCCCGTGGCCCGGTCCGCGACCGTGGGCGCCGACCCGCGCTTCGCGGCCGCCGTGCGCGAGCTGGTGCTGGAGCGGGCGGCGGGCGAGCGGGGCGAGGCCGTGGAGCGCTGCGCGCTCGGACTGCTCGGACCGAGCCACGATCTGTGCGCGGTGGGCTGCTGCCCGGCGCGCTCGCCCCGGCCCGCGGCCGCGGGCGCCGACAGTCCGTACGCGGACGCGTGA
- a CDS encoding inositol monophosphatase family protein, with product MSDELLAELLEVAQEAARRAGELLKDGRPADLAVAATKSSPIDVVTEMDIAAEKLITGLLAERRPADGILGEEGADTPGTSGVRWVVDPLDGTVNYLYGLPSWGVSIAAEYRGETVVGVVAAPMRGETCHAVRGGGAWMDGVRLSCRPAAPLDQALVATGFAYVQTRRDHQAEVARHIVPLVRDIRRGGSAALDLCDVAAGRLDAYYERGLNPWDLAAGDLIAREAGALTGGRPGERASGELAVAGSPAVFASLQPLLDAAGAWHD from the coding sequence GTGAGCGACGAGCTGCTCGCCGAACTGCTGGAGGTGGCACAGGAGGCCGCCCGGCGCGCCGGTGAGCTGCTGAAGGACGGCCGCCCGGCCGATCTGGCCGTGGCGGCGACCAAGTCCAGCCCGATCGACGTGGTGACCGAGATGGACATCGCGGCGGAGAAGCTGATCACCGGCCTCCTCGCGGAGCGCCGGCCCGCGGACGGGATCCTCGGCGAGGAGGGCGCGGACACCCCCGGCACGAGCGGGGTGCGGTGGGTCGTGGACCCGCTCGACGGGACCGTGAACTACCTCTACGGCCTGCCCAGCTGGGGGGTCTCGATCGCGGCCGAGTACCGGGGCGAGACGGTCGTGGGCGTGGTGGCGGCGCCGATGCGCGGCGAGACCTGCCACGCGGTGCGCGGCGGCGGGGCGTGGATGGACGGCGTACGGCTGTCCTGCCGGCCGGCCGCGCCGCTGGACCAGGCGCTGGTGGCGACCGGATTCGCCTACGTCCAGACGCGGCGCGACCACCAGGCCGAGGTGGCCCGGCACATCGTTCCGCTGGTGCGGGACATCCGGCGGGGCGGATCGGCCGCGCTGGACCTGTGCGACGTCGCGGCGGGACGGCTGGACGCCTACTACGAGCGCGGGCTGAACCCCTGGGACCTGGCGGCGGGGGACCTGATCGCCCGCGAGGCGGGGGCCCTGACGGGCGGTCGGCCGGGGGAGCGGGCCTCCGGGGAGCTGGCGGTCGCCGGGTCACCGGCCGTCTTCGCGTCGCTCCAGCCGCTGCTGGACGCGGCCGGGGCGTGGCACGACTGA
- a CDS encoding response regulator transcription factor, giving the protein MRVLVVEDEQLLADAVATGLRREAMAVDVVYDGAAALERVGVNDYDVVVLDRDLPLVHGDDVCRKIVELGMPTRVLMLTASGDVSDRVEGLELGADDYLPKPFAFTELTARVRALGRRTTVALPPVLERAGIKLDPNRREVFREGKEVQLAPKEFAVLEVLMRSEGTVVSAEQLLEKAWDENTDPFTNVVRVTVMTLRRKLGEPPVIVTVPGSGYRI; this is encoded by the coding sequence GTGCGCGTACTCGTCGTCGAGGACGAGCAGCTGCTCGCCGATGCGGTGGCCACCGGACTGCGGCGCGAGGCCATGGCGGTGGACGTCGTGTACGACGGCGCGGCCGCCTTGGAGCGCGTCGGTGTGAACGACTACGACGTGGTGGTGCTGGACCGGGACCTCCCGCTGGTGCACGGCGACGACGTCTGCCGCAAGATCGTCGAGCTGGGGATGCCCACCCGGGTGCTCATGCTGACCGCCTCCGGCGATGTCAGCGACCGGGTCGAGGGCCTGGAACTGGGCGCTGACGACTACCTGCCCAAGCCGTTCGCGTTCACCGAGCTGACCGCCCGGGTGCGCGCGCTGGGGCGGCGTACGACCGTCGCGCTGCCGCCCGTACTGGAGCGGGCCGGGATCAAGCTGGACCCGAACCGGCGCGAGGTGTTCCGGGAGGGCAAGGAGGTGCAGCTGGCGCCGAAGGAGTTCGCGGTGCTGGAGGTCCTCATGCGCAGCGAGGGCACGGTCGTGTCCGCGGAGCAGCTGCTGGAGAAGGCCTGGGACGAGAACACCGACCCCTTCACCAACGTCGTGCGGGTGACCGTCATGACGCTGCGGCGCAAGCTGGGCGAGCCGCCGGTCATCGTGACCGTGCCGGGCTCCGGATACCGGATCTGA
- a CDS encoding sensor histidine kinase, whose translation MAASPAPPPAPPKPTWDPGQPEGPFPWLRPTIRIRLTLLYGGMFLIAGILLLSIIYLLAAQALREGNGLPFKIVGGTKVEVSSSTCPGVQSIEQSLDRFNQVITECVNVQRKHALDDLLSRSLMALLGLSIIAFAFGYAMAGRVLSPLGKITRTARRVVGSDLTRRIELDGPDDELKELADTFDEMLDRLERAFTAQQRFVANASHELRTPLAINRTLLEVHLSDPGAPVELQQLGKTLLATNERSEQLVEGLLLLARSDNQIIERKPVDLAEVASRALDQARGEAAAKGVEIRGERALAVVQGNGVLLERIALNLVQNAVRYNVPEGGWVEVTTEVQHGQAVLLVSNTGPVVPAYEIDNLFEPFRRLRTERTGSDKGVGLGLSIARSVARAHGGRIHAEPREGGGLVMRVTLPI comes from the coding sequence ATGGCCGCTTCTCCCGCGCCGCCACCGGCGCCACCGAAACCGACCTGGGACCCCGGCCAGCCCGAGGGTCCCTTCCCTTGGCTCCGGCCGACGATCCGCATACGCCTCACGCTGCTCTACGGCGGCATGTTCCTGATCGCGGGCATCCTGCTGCTGTCGATCATCTACCTGCTGGCCGCCCAGGCGCTGCGCGAGGGCAACGGCCTCCCGTTCAAGATCGTGGGCGGGACGAAGGTCGAGGTCTCCAGCAGCACCTGTCCGGGCGTGCAGTCGATCGAACAGTCGCTCGACCGCTTCAACCAGGTGATCACCGAGTGCGTCAACGTCCAGCGCAAGCACGCGCTGGACGACCTGCTCAGCCGTTCGCTGATGGCCCTGCTGGGCCTCAGCATCATCGCCTTCGCCTTCGGCTACGCGATGGCCGGCCGGGTGCTGTCGCCGCTGGGCAAGATCACCCGGACCGCGCGGCGCGTGGTCGGCTCGGACCTGACCCGGCGGATCGAACTCGACGGGCCCGACGACGAGCTGAAGGAGCTGGCCGACACCTTCGACGAGATGCTCGACCGGCTGGAGCGGGCGTTCACCGCCCAGCAGCGGTTCGTCGCCAATGCCTCGCACGAGCTGAGAACGCCGCTGGCCATCAACCGGACCCTGCTGGAGGTGCACCTCTCCGATCCCGGGGCGCCGGTGGAGCTCCAGCAGCTCGGCAAGACCCTGCTGGCCACCAACGAGCGCAGCGAGCAGCTCGTCGAGGGCCTGCTGCTGCTCGCCCGCAGCGACAACCAGATCATCGAGCGCAAGCCGGTGGACCTCGCGGAGGTCGCTTCCCGGGCCCTGGACCAGGCGCGGGGTGAGGCGGCGGCCAAGGGGGTGGAGATCCGCGGCGAGCGCGCGCTGGCCGTCGTACAGGGCAATGGCGTGCTCCTGGAGCGGATCGCCCTCAACCTGGTGCAGAACGCCGTCCGGTACAACGTGCCGGAGGGCGGCTGGGTCGAGGTGACCACCGAGGTGCAGCACGGTCAGGCGGTGCTCCTGGTATCGAACACGGGTCCCGTGGTTCCCGCGTACGAGATCGACAATCTCTTCGAGCCGTTCCGGCGGCTGCGCACGGAGCGCACGGGCAGCGACAAGGGGGTCGGTCTCGGCCTTTCCATCGCGCGCTCGGTGGCCCGCGCGCACGGCGGACGGATCCACGCGGAGCCGCGCGAGGGCGGTGGCCTCGTGATGCGTGTCACTTTGCCCATCTGA
- a CDS encoding DUF4193 domain-containing protein encodes MATDYDTPRKTDDDVDNDSIEELKARRNEKSSSTVDVDDFDAAEGMELPGADLSNEELAVRVLPKQADEFTCTNCFLVHHRSQLAREKNGQPICRDCD; translated from the coding sequence ATGGCAACGGACTACGACACCCCACGCAAGACAGACGACGATGTCGACAACGACAGCATTGAAGAGCTGAAGGCTCGTCGTAACGAGAAGTCGTCCTCGACCGTCGATGTCGACGACTTCGACGCGGCGGAGGGCATGGAGCTTCCCGGTGCGGACCTCTCCAATGAGGAGCTGGCCGTCCGGGTCCTGCCCAAGCAGGCCGATGAGTTCACCTGCACGAACTGCTTCCTGGTTCACCACCGCAGCCAGCTGGCGCGGGAGAAGAACGGTCAGCCGATCTGTCGCGACTGCGACTAG
- a CDS encoding DUF3093 domain-containing protein, producing the protein MQLSPAHHDERLTAPRAWWGISVLLGLSCALMLLPLGTLPLLAGLVGGTALAGLVVSSYGSARVRVVNGALSIGDARIPVSALGEPEVLDAEEARAWRTYKADTRAFMLMRSYVPTAVRVEVTDPADPTPYVYVSTREPEALAAALRAARS; encoded by the coding sequence ATGCAGCTCTCCCCCGCGCACCACGACGAACGACTGACCGCCCCCCGCGCCTGGTGGGGGATCTCCGTACTGCTGGGTCTGTCGTGCGCGCTGATGCTGCTGCCGCTGGGCACGCTGCCGCTGCTGGCCGGGCTGGTCGGCGGGACGGCCCTGGCGGGGCTGGTGGTGAGTTCGTACGGGTCCGCCCGCGTCCGGGTGGTGAACGGGGCGCTGAGCATCGGGGACGCGCGGATCCCGGTCTCGGCACTGGGCGAGCCCGAGGTGCTGGACGCCGAGGAGGCGCGCGCCTGGCGGACGTACAAGGCCGATACCCGCGCCTTCATGCTGATGCGCAGCTACGTGCCGACGGCGGTCCGCGTGGAGGTCACCGACCCCGCGGACCCGACGCCGTACGTGTACGTCTCGACGCGGGAACCGGAAGCCCTGGCGGCGGCCCTGCGCGCGGCGCGGTCATAG
- a CDS encoding PaaI family thioesterase, with product MSGRNTALTPPADATAPVRHPDAPAPGELLGAHYEHCFGCGGGQPHGLHLEARAGEGVRVTAEFTVKPAHQGAPGLAHGGVLATALDETLGSLNWLLRVIAVTGRLETDFVRPVPVDTVLYLEAEVTAVAGRKIYSTAVGRIGGPQGPVALRADALFIEVKVDHFIDNGRPEEIRAAMADPDQAKRARAFEVNP from the coding sequence GTGAGTGGACGAAACACAGCGTTGACGCCTCCCGCCGATGCCACGGCGCCGGTGCGGCACCCCGATGCCCCGGCACCCGGCGAACTCCTCGGTGCGCACTACGAGCACTGTTTCGGCTGCGGCGGGGGCCAGCCGCACGGACTCCACCTGGAGGCCAGGGCGGGCGAGGGCGTGCGGGTCACCGCCGAGTTCACCGTCAAGCCCGCCCACCAGGGCGCCCCGGGCCTGGCCCACGGCGGTGTGCTCGCCACGGCGCTCGACGAGACCCTCGGCTCCCTGAACTGGCTGCTGCGCGTCATCGCGGTGACCGGACGGCTGGAGACCGACTTCGTGCGGCCCGTGCCGGTGGACACCGTGCTGTACCTGGAGGCCGAGGTCACCGCCGTCGCCGGACGGAAGATCTACTCCACGGCGGTCGGCCGGATAGGCGGCCCGCAGGGCCCGGTCGCGCTCCGTGCCGACGCCCTGTTCATCGAGGTCAAGGTCGACCACTTCATCGACAACGGACGACCCGAGGAGATCCGGGCGGCGATGGCCGACCCGGACCAGGCCAAGCGCGCTCGCGCCTTCGAGGTGAACCCCTGA